The Chlamydiota bacterium region CTCTCCTTAAATGTTTTAATTCACGACGCCACTATATAACAGCCTAGGATTATTTGCAAAAAAAAATGCGATTTTCAAAAGCTTCTTGAAAATAATCCCTCAAATTCTTATGGAGAGGTTAGCGGGGCGTTTTTTCGTGGGGATGGTCTGAATGGTAAAAAAAATATTTACTTTTGTTTTGTTTTCGTGTCTTAGCTTTGGATCTGTCAGTCTTCAGCACAAAGATGTTCGTAGCATCATGAATCAGCTTTTTTTGTACCATATTGAGCAAAAGGCCATGTCGAAACAGCTTGTTGTTCGCGCGCTAAAAAATACCATCGATCTGTTTGATCCTCAAAGATTGTATTTACTTCAAGAAGAGGTGAATCAAATTTTAACTATCACAGATGACACAGTTGAAACCATCCTTTCAGACTATAAAAAAGACCGTTTTACCTATTTTGAACACGTTTTTACGATCTTTCAAAATGCGGTGATTAGAGCAAAACAAATCAGACAAGACTTTTATTTTCAAGAATTTGGGCTAAAAAAGATACAATCAGATCCTTTTTACACGTTTGCAAATAGTGTTCAAGATCTTCAGGTAAGAATCCAGCAAAATATCTCCAATTTCTTTTCAGAAAAAAATTTAAAGCCCAAATCTAAACAATGGCAAAAAAATGTCCGTTTTTACAATCGCAAATACAATGATCATGAAGCGGCCTATTTTGCTCAAAACGACGAAGATAAAGACAAAAAAGCACACCAATTTACATTCAAGCTTTTAAAGGCTCTTTCCAAAAGTCTAGATCCCCATACTCTCTATTTTTCTCCCCAAGAAGCAAAGGAGATGCGTGCCTACCTTGAAAAGGGGTGTAAGGGAATCGGGATTGTATTTATTGAAGATGCTGATGGAATCAAGGTCCAATCGCTTGTGAAAACGGGCCCTGCGTTCAAGACACGCAAAATTCATGAAGGAGATGTGCTCGTCAAGGTGAATGGAAAAGTTGTCAAAGAATCTTTCAATAAAGCAATGCGCAAGATTCAGAAGCACGATGATCATGCCATTTTGACTTTCAAGAGGGCAGATGGCGCATATGATGTGTGGATCAGAAAAGAAAAAATGGAAATCAAGGACAGTCGTGTAGATATTGCATATGAGCATTAT contains the following coding sequences:
- the prc_2 gene encoding Tail-specific protease, whose translation is MVKKIFTFVLFSCLSFGSVSLQHKDVRSIMNQLFLYHIEQKAMSKQLVVRALKNTIDLFDPQRLYLLQEEVNQILTITDDTVETILSDYKKDRFTYFEHVFTIFQNAVIRAKQIRQDFYFQEFGLKKIQSDPFYTFANSVQDLQVRIQQNISNFFSEKNLKPKSKQWQKNVRFYNRKYNDHEAAYFAQNDEDKDKKAHQFTFKLLKALSKSLDPHTLYFSPQEAKEMRAYLEKGCKGIGIVFIEDADGIKVQSLVKTGPAFKTRKIHEGDVLVKVNGKVVKESFNKAMRKIQKHDDHAILTFKRADGAYDVWIRKEKMEIKDSRVDIAYEHYKGGVIGKLKLHSFYESKQVSAYEDLKYALRELRKKGPLKGLVLDLRENPGGFLTQAVKVSGLFMKSGIVVICHYTDGDEKYLREIDGRSYYDGPLVILTSKFSASAAEIVAQCLQDYGVGIVVGDPETFGKATIQYQNITDENQHSYKVTIGRYYTVSGKSPQLEGVKSDIVVPSRFTQYPIGERYLQFALNGRNIKPHFEDSLSDIVPSSKKWFQLYYLPHLQKQNSQWTKMLPTLRKKSQERQKYDSEFQNYLHAISKKCQYHTDMQMEEASNIVKDMIQISNKH